One part of the Anaeromyxobacter sp. Fw109-5 genome encodes these proteins:
- a CDS encoding shikimate dehydrogenase, with protein MITGRTALYGVLGNPVRHSRSPQMQAAAFEHLGLDATYVALPVEPERLPAAVAGAHALGFQGLNVTVPHKRAVVALCEAVDPVAREVGAVNTLRRTERGWEGFNTDAAACLMLLREEGLRPGAPALLAGAGGAARAAAWALVRAGAVLRIAARRQDAAERLAAELGPLAGPGTPAPVAVPWGALEAEADAAEAVVNGTTVGLHPEDAPLPLRVRAGQLVADFVYGDTPLARAARDAGARLVSGERILVRQGALSFALWTGRAAPEALMAAAIAAPGRAT; from the coding sequence GTGATCACCGGACGGACCGCGCTCTACGGCGTCCTCGGCAACCCCGTGCGCCACAGCCGCTCGCCGCAGATGCAGGCGGCGGCGTTCGAGCACCTCGGCCTCGACGCCACCTACGTCGCGCTGCCGGTCGAGCCCGAGCGGCTCCCGGCCGCGGTCGCCGGCGCCCACGCCCTCGGGTTCCAGGGGCTGAACGTCACCGTCCCGCACAAGCGCGCGGTGGTGGCGCTGTGCGAGGCGGTGGACCCGGTGGCGCGCGAGGTCGGGGCGGTGAACACGCTGCGCCGCACCGAGCGCGGCTGGGAAGGCTTCAACACCGACGCCGCCGCGTGCCTCATGCTGCTCCGCGAGGAGGGGCTCCGTCCCGGAGCGCCCGCGCTCCTCGCCGGGGCGGGCGGGGCGGCGCGGGCCGCGGCGTGGGCGCTCGTCCGCGCCGGCGCCGTGCTGCGCATCGCGGCGCGCCGGCAGGATGCGGCGGAGCGGCTCGCGGCCGAGCTCGGGCCCCTGGCCGGCCCGGGCACGCCGGCGCCCGTCGCGGTGCCCTGGGGCGCGCTCGAGGCGGAGGCGGACGCCGCCGAGGCGGTCGTGAACGGGACGACCGTCGGCCTGCACCCGGAGGACGCGCCGCTGCCGCTCCGCGTGCGCGCCGGCCAGCTCGTCGCCGACTTCGTCTACGGCGACACGCCCCTCGCCCGCGCCGCGCGGGACGCGGGGGCGCGGCTCGTCTCCGGCGAGCGCATCCTCGTGCGGCAAGGCGCGCTCTCGTTCGCGCTCTGGACCGGGCGCGCCGCGCCCGAGGCGCTGATGGCGGCCGCCATCGCCGCGCCGGGAAGGGCCACATGA
- the aroC gene encoding chorismate synthase gives MTIRYLTAGESHGPGLVAIAEGFPAGLAVDFDEVNRDLRRRQKGYGRGGRQKIEKDEAEFLAGLRGGVTLGAPIALVVWNKDHESWKDLVSPYARGGRPFTQVRPGHADLAGALKYALTDARDVLERASARSTAVTVALGSLAKQLLARFGVRVSSRVVAIGPRLRHVEEPPTDAERDAIEASDLHVEDEAVAAEWRALIDAEKARGGSIGGAFDVHATGLPIGLGSHVHPDRRLDARLAGALCGVQAIRAAEIGDGTQVGRSGPEFHDAIQHDPARGFHRPSNRAGGLEGGMTDGMPLRVRAYMKPIPTMLTPLATVDLATREATQARYERSDVCAVPAAAIVGEAVVAWELANAFLEKFGGDALVDVEKAVEAYAARIR, from the coding sequence ATGACCATCCGCTACCTCACCGCCGGCGAGTCCCACGGGCCGGGTCTCGTCGCCATCGCCGAGGGGTTCCCCGCCGGCCTCGCCGTGGACTTCGACGAGGTGAACCGGGATCTGCGCCGGCGCCAGAAGGGCTACGGGCGCGGCGGGCGCCAGAAGATCGAGAAGGACGAGGCGGAGTTCCTCGCCGGGCTGCGCGGCGGCGTGACGCTCGGCGCCCCCATCGCGCTCGTGGTGTGGAACAAGGACCACGAGAGCTGGAAGGACCTCGTCTCGCCGTACGCGCGCGGAGGGCGGCCCTTCACCCAGGTGCGCCCCGGCCACGCCGACCTCGCCGGCGCGCTGAAGTACGCGCTCACCGACGCGCGCGACGTGCTCGAGCGCGCCAGCGCGCGCTCCACCGCGGTGACCGTGGCGCTCGGCTCGCTCGCGAAGCAGCTCCTCGCGCGCTTCGGCGTGCGGGTCTCCTCGCGCGTGGTCGCGATCGGGCCGCGCCTGCGCCACGTGGAGGAGCCGCCCACCGACGCGGAGCGCGACGCCATCGAGGCCTCCGACCTCCACGTGGAGGACGAGGCGGTCGCGGCCGAGTGGCGGGCGCTCATCGACGCGGAGAAGGCGCGCGGCGGCTCCATCGGCGGCGCCTTCGACGTCCACGCCACGGGCCTCCCCATCGGGCTCGGCAGCCACGTGCACCCGGACCGGCGCCTCGACGCGCGGCTCGCCGGCGCGCTCTGCGGGGTGCAGGCGATCCGCGCCGCGGAGATCGGCGACGGCACGCAGGTCGGCCGCTCCGGCCCGGAGTTCCACGACGCCATCCAGCACGACCCCGCGCGCGGCTTCCACCGGCCCTCCAACCGCGCGGGCGGGCTGGAGGGCGGCATGACGGACGGGATGCCGCTGCGGGTGCGGGCGTACATGAAGCCCATCCCCACCATGCTCACGCCGCTCGCGACGGTGGATCTCGCGACGCGCGAGGCGACGCAGGCGCGGTACGAGCGGAGCGACGTGTGCGCGGTGCCGGCCGCGGCGATCGTGGGGGAGGCGGTCGTCGCCTGGGAGCTCGCGAACGCCTTCCTCGAGAAGTTCGGCGGCGACGCCCTCGTGGACGTCGAGAAGGCGGTGGAGGCCTATGCCGCTCGCATCCGCTGA
- a CDS encoding shikimate kinase, which yields MPLASAETLALAGMMGSGKSTVARHLGRLLGRRVVHLDEEIVRAAGKPIPAIFAEDGEPRFRALEREAVAALPAGVVADLGGGAFCDPASAARLLAAGRVVFLDVSAAEAARRLGAGDAGRPLAERWPELLGRRLPLYRRAHLTVAVDGLTAEAVARRILESL from the coding sequence ATGCCGCTCGCATCCGCTGAGACGCTGGCGCTCGCCGGGATGATGGGCTCCGGCAAGTCCACCGTCGCGCGCCACCTCGGCCGGCTCCTCGGGCGCCGGGTGGTGCACCTCGACGAGGAGATCGTCCGCGCCGCCGGCAAGCCCATCCCGGCGATCTTCGCGGAGGACGGGGAGCCGCGCTTCCGCGCGCTGGAGCGGGAGGCGGTGGCGGCGCTCCCGGCGGGCGTGGTCGCCGATCTCGGCGGCGGCGCCTTCTGCGATCCCGCGAGCGCCGCGCGCCTCCTCGCCGCGGGCCGCGTGGTCTTCCTCGACGTCTCCGCCGCCGAGGCCGCGCGCCGGCTCGGCGCCGGCGACGCGGGCCGGCCCCTCGCGGAGCGCTGGCCGGAGCTCCTCGGGCGCCGGCTGCCGCTCTACCGCCGCGCCCACCTCACCGTCGCCGTGGACGGCCTCACCGCCGAGGCGGTCGCCCGGCGCATCCTGGAGTCGCTGTGA
- a CDS encoding 3-dehydroquinate synthase family protein: protein MTDVVEVIPARQGEHEYPVRVGAGAAELVGALADEHDRVMLVSCARVLRTPFGRAVRARLEREAPLALVHVLPDGERGKTLRELERAAVAMLRAGATRGSLVVALGGGAVTDAAGFLAATYMRGVRWAAVPTTLLGMVDAAIGGKTAVNLPGAKNAVGAFHPPEAVLADPAALETLPARELRSGKGEVLKYAALQPALLGAFGQQLAGDEVDPLVIATCARMKVDVVEADPTEQGPRKLLNLGHTFGHGVEAAGDFSRYAHGEAVAIGLAFAFRLAARLGRVGADAVAAVEERIAQAGLPARVPRADARAAAKLMAFDKKRGEGGLRWVLPLATENGGWTVEWDVAAEPAAIEATVAELEAPAPSRASTPARGRARLARGRGAAGKAKATR, encoded by the coding sequence GTGACCGACGTCGTCGAGGTGATCCCGGCCCGGCAGGGCGAGCACGAGTACCCGGTGCGCGTGGGCGCCGGCGCGGCCGAGCTCGTGGGCGCGCTCGCCGACGAGCACGATCGCGTGATGCTCGTCTCCTGCGCGCGCGTGCTCCGCACGCCGTTCGGGAGGGCGGTGCGCGCCCGGCTGGAGCGCGAGGCGCCGCTCGCCCTCGTCCACGTGCTGCCGGACGGGGAGCGCGGCAAGACCCTGCGCGAGCTGGAGCGCGCCGCGGTGGCGATGCTGCGCGCGGGCGCGACGCGCGGGAGCCTCGTCGTCGCGCTGGGCGGCGGCGCGGTGACCGACGCCGCCGGCTTCCTCGCCGCGACCTACATGCGCGGGGTGCGCTGGGCGGCGGTGCCCACCACGCTCCTCGGGATGGTGGACGCCGCCATCGGCGGCAAGACCGCGGTGAACCTGCCGGGCGCGAAGAACGCCGTGGGCGCCTTCCACCCCCCGGAGGCGGTCCTCGCCGATCCCGCCGCGCTCGAGACGCTGCCCGCGCGCGAGCTCCGGAGCGGCAAGGGAGAGGTGCTGAAGTACGCCGCGCTCCAGCCCGCCCTCCTCGGCGCGTTCGGGCAGCAGCTCGCGGGCGACGAGGTGGACCCGCTCGTCATCGCCACCTGCGCCCGCATGAAGGTGGACGTCGTCGAGGCGGATCCCACGGAGCAGGGGCCGCGCAAGCTCCTCAACCTCGGCCACACCTTCGGGCACGGGGTGGAGGCCGCCGGCGACTTCTCCCGCTACGCGCACGGCGAGGCGGTGGCCATCGGGCTGGCGTTCGCGTTCCGGCTCGCGGCGCGGCTCGGCCGGGTGGGGGCGGACGCGGTCGCCGCGGTCGAGGAGCGGATCGCCCAGGCCGGGCTCCCCGCGCGCGTGCCCCGGGCCGACGCGCGCGCGGCGGCGAAGCTCATGGCGTTCGACAAGAAGCGCGGCGAGGGCGGCCTGCGCTGGGTCCTCCCGCTCGCGACGGAGAACGGGGGCTGGACGGTGGAGTGGGACGTCGCGGCGGAGCCGGCGGCGATCGAGGCGACGGTCGCCGAGCTGGAGGCGCCCGCCCCTTCGCGCGCTTCGACTCCGGCGCGCGGGCGCGCTAGGCTCGCCCGCGGCCGCGGCGCGGCCGGAAAGGCGAAGGCGACCAGATGA
- the aroQ gene encoding type II 3-dehydroquinate dehydratase: MNGPNLNLLGEREPDVYGRTTLAEVEALVRDACAAWNVEVKAFQSNHEGALVDFLHEHRKVARGIVLNPGALTHTSYVLHDCLKSIPHVPVIEVHLSNIHAREAFRRTSVVAPACRGQITGLGMRGYLLAAEWLCAEIGAVPVEREGAVRG, from the coding sequence GTGAACGGCCCGAACCTGAACCTGCTCGGCGAGCGCGAGCCCGACGTGTACGGGCGCACCACGCTCGCCGAGGTCGAGGCGCTCGTCCGCGACGCCTGCGCCGCCTGGAACGTGGAGGTGAAGGCGTTCCAGTCGAACCACGAGGGCGCGCTCGTGGACTTCCTGCACGAGCACCGCAAGGTGGCGCGGGGCATCGTCCTCAACCCGGGCGCGCTCACGCACACGAGCTACGTGCTGCACGACTGCCTGAAGTCGATCCCGCACGTCCCGGTCATCGAGGTGCACCTCTCGAACATCCACGCCCGCGAGGCGTTCCGGCGGACGAGCGTGGTCGCGCCCGCCTGCCGCGGCCAGATCACCGGGCTGGGGATGCGCGGCTACCTGCTCGCCGCGGAGTGGCTGTGCGCCGAGATCGGCGCGGTGCCGGTCGAGCGGGAGGGCGCCGTCCGCGGCTAG
- a CDS encoding glycosyltransferase, giving the protein MPRVAVLMPARDAAATVRAAAVSILRQTERDLALVCVDDGSRDATGEVLERLAARDRRVVVVRGPGEGIARALNRGLTRCDAELVARMDADDVAHPQRLALQREALGADPTLAVLGARVRLFPGPLVRPGMRRYVGWLNGLTTPGELRRDLFVEAPLVHPSTTLRRATLEAVGGWRDGDFPEDYDLWLRVDAAGGRLANHPRTLLAWREAPTRATRTDPRYALARHVALKCRYLAAGPLAGRREVALWGAGETGKAFADALAREGIGVAMFVEVDRNKIGRQVRGAPVVGYQDVGRVRGLPLLVAVGAPGARGLIREELAKGGFEEVRDFRCVA; this is encoded by the coding sequence GTGCCCCGCGTCGCCGTCCTCATGCCCGCCCGCGACGCCGCCGCCACGGTGCGCGCCGCGGCGGTGTCCATCCTGCGCCAGACGGAGCGCGACCTCGCGCTCGTCTGCGTGGACGACGGCTCGCGCGACGCCACCGGCGAAGTCCTCGAGCGGCTCGCCGCGCGCGACCGGCGCGTCGTCGTCGTGCGCGGCCCGGGCGAGGGCATCGCGCGCGCGCTGAACCGAGGGCTCACGCGGTGCGACGCCGAGCTCGTCGCGCGCATGGACGCGGACGACGTCGCTCACCCGCAGCGGCTCGCGCTCCAGCGCGAGGCGCTCGGGGCGGATCCCACGCTCGCCGTCCTGGGCGCGCGGGTCCGGCTCTTCCCCGGGCCGCTCGTCCGTCCGGGGATGCGCCGGTACGTCGGCTGGCTGAACGGGCTCACCACGCCCGGCGAGCTCCGGCGCGATCTCTTCGTCGAGGCGCCGCTGGTTCACCCTTCGACCACCCTCCGCCGCGCGACCCTCGAGGCGGTCGGGGGCTGGCGCGACGGGGACTTCCCCGAGGACTACGACCTCTGGCTGCGCGTGGACGCGGCCGGCGGCCGCCTGGCCAATCACCCGCGCACGCTGCTCGCCTGGCGCGAGGCCCCCACGCGCGCCACGCGGACCGACCCGCGCTACGCGCTGGCGCGCCACGTGGCCCTCAAGTGCCGGTACCTCGCCGCGGGTCCGCTCGCCGGCCGGCGCGAGGTGGCGCTGTGGGGCGCGGGCGAGACGGGGAAGGCCTTCGCCGACGCGCTCGCCCGCGAGGGGATCGGGGTGGCGATGTTCGTGGAGGTCGACCGCAACAAGATCGGCCGGCAGGTGCGCGGCGCGCCGGTCGTCGGCTACCAGGACGTCGGCCGCGTGCGCGGGCTCCCGCTGCTCGTGGCGGTCGGAGCGCCGGGGGCGCGCGGGCTCATCCGCGAGGAGCTCGCGAAGGGCGGGTTCGAGGAGGTGCGCGACTTCCGTTGCGTCGCCTGA
- a CDS encoding DUF4303 domain-containing protein, which translates to MRSPSSVGSGPAPSFDLAAFRRALTDRTAAAVKALRAQIGSETLYAFALYTSAESGYAWVEASANTEEGLARAATSRAADDPRFRGEAGRRLLRWSVEDWAHHDFDAAVRAVPLPDPLERRESLDRALLTAMVGALRTLDRAGLFGRGADRAFLTVNVLCPHPSRAFFVRNLRALNPVPTVERHLRETDPAPFVRAVNRAPRRERMRIWLALYEDLYMEWKTPIAEEARARGMSPWEVEVELARFGPKVVPKLVDLLAHYGFAPPFDSARELETREVWLAGSALFLVRRIGLVPESQIRRLQALVGAFEERDRRLKIASTLAENTARVLHELRPRKFPESVMDPQTYKLLNPEPFLPRRP; encoded by the coding sequence ATGCGATCGCCGTCCTCCGTCGGCTCCGGGCCCGCGCCGTCGTTCGATCTCGCCGCCTTCCGGCGCGCGCTCACCGATCGCACGGCCGCCGCGGTGAAGGCGCTGCGAGCCCAGATCGGCTCGGAGACCCTCTACGCCTTCGCGCTCTACACGAGCGCCGAGTCCGGCTACGCGTGGGTCGAGGCCTCCGCGAACACGGAGGAGGGGCTGGCGCGCGCCGCGACTTCCCGGGCGGCGGACGATCCGCGCTTCCGCGGCGAGGCGGGGCGGCGCCTGCTCCGCTGGTCGGTGGAGGACTGGGCGCACCACGACTTCGACGCGGCCGTGCGGGCGGTGCCGCTCCCGGATCCCCTGGAGCGGCGCGAGTCCCTGGACCGCGCCCTGCTGACGGCGATGGTGGGCGCGCTGCGGACGCTCGACCGGGCGGGGCTGTTCGGGCGGGGGGCGGATCGCGCCTTCCTCACGGTGAACGTGCTGTGCCCGCACCCGTCGCGCGCGTTCTTCGTGCGGAACCTGCGCGCCCTGAACCCCGTCCCCACGGTGGAGCGCCACCTCCGCGAGACGGACCCCGCCCCCTTCGTGCGCGCGGTGAACCGCGCCCCGCGCCGCGAGCGGATGCGGATCTGGCTCGCCCTGTACGAGGACCTGTACATGGAGTGGAAGACGCCCATCGCCGAGGAGGCGCGGGCGCGCGGCATGTCCCCGTGGGAGGTGGAGGTCGAGCTCGCCCGGTTCGGCCCCAAGGTCGTGCCGAAGCTCGTCGATCTGCTCGCCCACTACGGCTTCGCGCCGCCGTTCGACTCCGCCCGCGAGCTCGAGACGCGCGAGGTCTGGCTGGCCGGCAGCGCGCTCTTCCTCGTCCGGCGCATCGGCCTGGTGCCCGAGTCCCAGATCCGCAGGCTGCAGGCGCTGGTGGGCGCGTTCGAGGAGCGCGACCGCCGCCTCAAGATCGCCTCCACGCTCGCCGAGAACACCGCCCGCGTGCTGCACGAGCTCCGCCCGCGGAAGTTCCCGGAGAGCGTGATGGACCCGCAGACCTACAAGCTGCTCAACCCCGAGCCCTTCCTGCCCCGCCGCCCGTGA
- a CDS encoding RluA family pseudouridine synthase, with protein MKRLSLVVASADGGERLDRFIAARGGVSRGAARRALDSGGVFLDGRRCKVSGRLLQAGQKVVVNLEEAGRAAPARSALERARLLYADQDLVAVDKPAGVPSQPTLTTDRGTLPELVSDLLGAPVTLVHRLDRETSGVTVLARTAAAAAALAEAFRTGTPEKTYLALCARPPAPPDGRIDAPLGKDPARAGLRRVDPRGDAAATRYRTLRAGPLAALVEARPETGRTHQIRVHLAHLGAPLLGDPRYGGPRRVGEVAIPRVMLHARRLEIDHPATGARLLLEAPVPEDLRAAEGALLPQ; from the coding sequence TTGAAGCGGCTCTCGCTGGTCGTCGCATCTGCGGACGGGGGCGAGCGGCTCGATCGCTTCATCGCCGCCCGCGGCGGCGTCTCCCGCGGCGCCGCGCGGCGCGCGCTGGACTCCGGCGGCGTGTTCCTCGACGGGCGCCGCTGCAAGGTCTCGGGGCGCCTTCTTCAGGCCGGCCAGAAGGTGGTCGTCAACCTCGAGGAGGCGGGGCGCGCGGCGCCGGCGCGGAGCGCGCTCGAGCGCGCGCGGCTCCTCTACGCGGACCAGGACCTCGTCGCCGTCGACAAGCCGGCCGGGGTGCCGTCGCAGCCGACGCTCACGACGGATCGCGGCACCCTGCCCGAGCTGGTCTCGGACCTGCTCGGCGCGCCGGTGACGCTCGTCCACCGGCTGGATCGCGAGACGAGCGGCGTGACGGTGCTCGCGCGCACCGCCGCCGCCGCCGCTGCGCTCGCCGAGGCGTTCCGCACCGGGACGCCGGAGAAGACCTACCTCGCGCTCTGCGCCCGGCCGCCGGCGCCGCCCGACGGGCGGATCGACGCGCCGCTCGGGAAGGATCCCGCTCGCGCGGGGCTCCGCCGCGTCGATCCGCGCGGCGACGCGGCCGCCACGCGCTACCGGACGCTCCGCGCCGGCCCGCTCGCCGCCCTCGTGGAGGCGCGCCCGGAGACCGGGCGCACCCACCAGATCCGCGTGCACCTCGCTCACCTCGGCGCGCCCTTGCTCGGCGACCCTCGCTACGGCGGGCCGCGGCGGGTCGGGGAGGTCGCCATCCCGAGGGTGATGCTGCACGCGCGGCGCCTGGAGATCGACCACCCGGCCACCGGCGCGCGCCTCCTGCTGGAGGCGCCGGTGCCCGAGGACCTCCGCGCGGCGGAGGGGGCGCTCCTCCCGCAGTGA
- a CDS encoding FmdB family zinc ribbon protein has protein sequence MPIYEYECPKCGRFDHLQKMSSPALEVHDVCGSKVTKLMSASAFAFKGSGFYITDYNGRNSAAITGKGDKAESKPEPKVESKPDACATCPAKQGAGAC, from the coding sequence ATGCCCATCTACGAGTACGAGTGCCCCAAGTGCGGGCGGTTCGACCACCTGCAGAAGATGTCTTCGCCGGCGCTCGAGGTCCACGACGTCTGCGGCTCCAAGGTGACGAAGCTCATGTCCGCGAGCGCGTTCGCCTTCAAGGGCTCGGGCTTCTACATCACCGACTACAACGGCCGGAACTCCGCCGCGATCACCGGCAAGGGCGACAAGGCCGAGTCGAAGCCGGAGCCGAAGGTCGAGTCCAAGCCCGACGCGTGCGCGACCTGCCCGGCCAAGCAGGGCGCAGGCGCGTGCTGA
- a CDS encoding CoA-binding protein has translation MADWRANILDDDAALRPLLRSTRRVAVLGMKTEAQASQAAFYVPQYLAGQGVEVVPVPVYYPEVQEILGRRVYRSLAAVPGDIDLVDVFRRPRDVPGHLDDLLAKRPRAVWLQLGIRHDAVAEQLARAGIQVVQDRCLMVDWRRLVSG, from the coding sequence ATGGCCGACTGGCGCGCGAACATCCTGGACGACGACGCGGCGCTCCGCCCGCTCCTCAGGTCCACCCGGCGCGTGGCGGTGCTGGGCATGAAGACCGAGGCGCAGGCGAGCCAGGCCGCCTTCTACGTCCCCCAGTACCTCGCCGGTCAGGGCGTCGAGGTCGTGCCCGTGCCCGTCTACTACCCCGAGGTGCAGGAGATCCTCGGCCGGCGCGTGTACCGGAGCCTCGCCGCGGTGCCGGGCGATATCGATCTCGTGGACGTGTTCCGCCGCCCGCGCGACGTCCCCGGCCACCTCGACGATCTGCTCGCGAAGCGGCCGCGCGCGGTCTGGCTGCAGCTCGGGATCCGCCACGACGCCGTCGCCGAGCAGCTCGCCCGCGCGGGCATCCAGGTCGTCCAGGACCGCTGCTTGATGGTCGACTGGCGGCGGCTCGTGTCGGGCTGA
- the hflX gene encoding GTPase HflX: protein MQDVLGNTLGLKPSQLHALRRTYRRRVDAASIVSPELARHLSEVSRETNRQIGVLLDRKGDVHSVIVGDARKLELPDVGRGRAGESRLRGLRLVHTHLNGEPLTRDDHTDLALLRLDLVAAIEVREDGLPGKVHFAHLVPENAQGAMWKDEAAASVHDLAYDALSGALALEEEFARARAVRRTGGRERAILVGFGGKGRSRADAESSLEELKELARTAGVEVIDATVQLRRDPDPRYLIGKGKLEDVVLRSMQLMATVIVFDAELSPSQARHIAEATSLKILDRTQLILDIFAQRAQSADGKLQVELAQLKYLYPRLVGRDDSLSRLAGGIGGRGPGETKLEIDRRRVRDRITALERRIEALGSSRQLRRKQRNGRGLPVLSIVGYTNAGKSTLLNALTDSAVLAEDKLFATLDPTSRRLRFPRDREVIITDTVGFIRDLPPDLVNAFRATLEELSDADLLLHVVDASDPRHPEQIEAVETILASLGLEQKQRLLVFNKADRLPPGEGAALAHRAEGIAVSALSRDGLAELLHLCDRLLWEDRRVAFADVAASAPPPPATPEPGEEGAARAAATDRAAPEPTPPSPAARLLPSRIARVS, encoded by the coding sequence ATGCAGGACGTCCTCGGCAACACCCTCGGCCTCAAGCCCTCCCAGCTCCACGCCCTCCGCCGCACCTACCGCCGCCGCGTCGACGCCGCGTCGATCGTGTCGCCGGAGCTCGCCCGGCACCTCTCCGAGGTGTCGCGCGAGACCAACCGCCAGATCGGCGTGCTCCTCGACCGAAAGGGCGACGTGCACTCGGTCATCGTCGGCGACGCCCGCAAGCTCGAGCTCCCCGACGTCGGCCGCGGCCGCGCCGGCGAGAGCCGCCTGCGCGGCCTGCGCCTCGTGCACACGCACCTGAACGGCGAGCCGCTCACCCGCGACGACCACACCGACCTCGCCCTCCTGCGCCTCGACCTGGTCGCGGCGATCGAGGTCCGCGAGGACGGGCTCCCGGGCAAGGTGCACTTCGCGCACCTCGTCCCGGAGAACGCCCAGGGCGCGATGTGGAAGGACGAGGCGGCGGCCAGCGTCCACGACCTCGCCTACGACGCGCTCTCCGGCGCGCTCGCGCTCGAGGAGGAGTTCGCCCGCGCCCGGGCCGTGCGCCGCACCGGCGGGCGCGAGCGGGCCATCCTCGTGGGCTTCGGCGGGAAGGGGCGGTCGCGCGCGGACGCGGAGTCCTCGCTCGAGGAGCTGAAGGAGCTCGCCCGGACCGCGGGGGTCGAGGTGATCGACGCCACCGTCCAGCTCCGCCGCGATCCCGATCCGCGCTACCTCATCGGCAAGGGCAAGCTCGAGGACGTCGTGCTGCGCTCGATGCAGCTCATGGCGACGGTGATCGTGTTCGACGCCGAGCTCTCGCCGTCGCAGGCGCGCCACATCGCGGAGGCGACGAGCCTCAAGATCCTGGACCGCACCCAGCTCATCCTCGACATCTTCGCGCAGCGCGCGCAGAGCGCCGACGGCAAGCTCCAGGTCGAGCTCGCCCAGCTGAAGTACCTCTACCCGAGGCTCGTCGGCCGCGACGACTCCCTCTCGCGCCTCGCGGGCGGCATCGGCGGCCGGGGCCCCGGCGAGACGAAGCTCGAGATCGATCGCCGCCGGGTGCGCGACCGGATCACGGCGCTGGAGCGGCGCATCGAGGCGCTCGGCTCGAGCCGCCAGCTGCGCCGCAAGCAGCGCAACGGCCGCGGCCTGCCCGTGCTCTCCATCGTGGGCTACACCAACGCCGGCAAGTCCACGCTCCTCAACGCGCTCACCGACTCCGCGGTGCTCGCGGAGGACAAGCTGTTCGCGACCCTCGATCCGACCAGCAGGCGCCTGCGCTTCCCGCGCGACCGCGAGGTCATCATCACCGACACGGTCGGCTTCATCCGCGACCTGCCCCCCGACCTCGTGAACGCGTTCCGCGCCACGCTGGAGGAGCTCTCCGACGCGGACCTGCTGCTGCACGTCGTGGACGCCTCCGACCCGCGCCACCCCGAGCAGATCGAGGCGGTCGAGACGATCCTGGCCTCCCTCGGCCTCGAGCAGAAGCAGCGGCTGCTCGTGTTCAACAAGGCCGACCGGCTGCCGCCGGGTGAGGGCGCCGCGCTCGCGCACCGCGCGGAGGGGATCGCGGTCTCGGCGCTCTCGCGCGACGGGCTCGCCGAGCTGCTGCACCTGTGCGACCGCCTGCTGTGGGAGGACCGCCGCGTCGCGTTCGCCGACGTCGCGGCGAGCGCGCCGCCGCCGCCCGCGACGCCGGAACCGGGCGAGGAGGGAGCCGCACGCGCGGCAGCGACGGATCGCGCCGCGCCCGAGCCCACACCGCCCTCCCCCGCGGCGCGCCTGCTCCCTTCCCGGATCGCGCGCGTGTCGTAG
- a CDS encoding STAS domain-containing protein, translated as MNGRPIPRAARLLKLEGVFDVSAAQRVARALAEGDADEPVHLDLTHVREFHDFGVAFLAQVLAVRPRHVAVRGLRQHHLRLLRYLHIDTAGVDLGPESGAA; from the coding sequence ATGAACGGCAGGCCGATACCGCGCGCGGCGCGGCTGCTCAAGCTCGAGGGAGTGTTCGACGTCTCCGCCGCACAGCGCGTGGCGCGCGCCCTCGCCGAGGGCGACGCGGACGAGCCGGTGCACCTGGATCTCACCCACGTGCGCGAGTTCCACGACTTCGGCGTCGCGTTCCTCGCCCAGGTGCTGGCGGTGCGGCCGCGCCACGTGGCGGTGCGCGGCCTGCGCCAGCACCACCTGCGCCTCCTGCGCTACCTCCACATCGACACCGCGGGGGTGGACCTGGGCCCGGAGAGCGGGGCGGCCTGA
- a CDS encoding HAD family hydrolase encodes MARPEAVLLDVDGTMVDSVDLHARAWQEALRRFGRDVPLPEVRRQIGKGGDQLVPVFLPPEQLAREGEALERFRAELWRREYMAQVRPFPGARALLRRAREAGLRVALASSGSEEEVAHNRRLLDVDALLEGSTTSDDAARSKPHPDIFEAALARVRAPPERAIAVGDSPWDALAAGRAGVRTVGLLSGGFEERELREAGCVAIYAGPADLLARFDESPLARG; translated from the coding sequence ATGGCGCGGCCTGAGGCGGTCCTCCTCGACGTGGACGGGACGATGGTGGACTCGGTGGACCTCCACGCGCGCGCGTGGCAGGAGGCGCTCCGGAGGTTCGGCCGGGACGTCCCGCTCCCGGAGGTGCGGCGGCAGATCGGCAAGGGCGGCGACCAGCTCGTGCCGGTGTTCCTCCCTCCCGAGCAGCTCGCCCGGGAGGGGGAGGCGCTCGAGCGGTTCCGCGCCGAGCTGTGGCGGCGCGAGTACATGGCGCAGGTGCGGCCGTTCCCGGGGGCGCGCGCGCTCCTGCGCCGCGCGCGAGAGGCGGGGCTGCGAGTGGCGCTCGCGTCGAGCGGCAGCGAGGAGGAGGTCGCGCACAACCGGCGGCTCCTCGACGTCGACGCGCTGCTCGAGGGGTCCACCACCTCCGACGACGCGGCGCGCTCGAAGCCGCACCCGGACATCTTCGAGGCGGCGCTCGCGCGCGTTCGCGCGCCGCCCGAGCGGGCGATCGCGGTGGGCGACTCGCCCTGGGACGCCCTCGCCGCGGGGCGCGCGGGCGTGAGGACCGTCGGGCTCCTCTCCGGAGGGTTCGAGGAGCGCGAGCTGCGGGAGGCGGGCTGCGTGGCGATCTACGCCGGGCCCGCCGACCTGCTCGCGCGCTTCGACGAGTCGCCGCTCGCGCGCGGCTGA